The DNA window AAAAACGTACCAGAAACTTCCGAGACGTATTCAAGGTGAAAAGATCGAGCGGGTGACGGAACGCACTAAATGTGTCATCACGCGTACTGTCGGTAGTGTCAGAAGACTGCAGGcccggacacccccccccctcccccgctcccccccccccccccccccgacagcAAAAAATATGCTTAACATTTGGTCAGTTTGTTTTGCCTTTATAACTCATGACAAATACTTTCAGAATGCGCCAGATTGCACTTATTTTAATCTAGATTTTTAAACAATACCGacaggggcatgcccccggacccccctagaaggtTCAGGTGCATCGCACCCTCAACTAATGTTCCCCTACAACAAttgggaacccccccccccccctcaccctacTTCGGTTCTGCCCTGTGCATAATATGCTAATGTTAGCACCAAAGCATGTTTCGAGCTGGAAAAAAAAGTGGGGCTGCTGCTGATACAGATGTAGCTGTGCCCGTCTAAGTTTAAAGTTCACTGATGATAAGCACAAAAGCACGAATGACGGGCTACCTTGGCGATGAACGAACACAGTGCCACAAATGGCGTCAAGTGAAGCGATGGAGGGTGGACCACACCACCACCAAAAAGTGGACATAACAGACGtgcggacagacagatagacggacaaacagagagacgCACGAATAATGACATacttaacaaacaaaaatcaaaaacgtGTTACAAATTAAGCCACTAAAACTTTTTGTAAGACTTCTCACCATTCTCATTTATCTTTTATGCCATTAAATAAACATGTTTGTGGAACCCAGTGACACTGCAGAATATTCTTCAGGCCAACAGGTGACAGGAGCTGCCCATGGAGTCCAAGACGGGCAAGGATGAAGACCCGAAGCAAGTGACAAAATATATCTCCAGGACAAAGCGACGATCGCCTAAGGTCAGGGACAGTCGCACAGATTTGCACAGTGGGCCTTCCACAGATTATGTCCTAGAACCTCCAAAACGCACTGTTAGAGCCTCTCCCAAAACGAGAATGAAACGCGCACATAAAGAGGCGCCAAAAGACGCGACAATCGACGCAGATGGGAATTCTAGCAGGGACGCACGGAAGAACAAAAGTATGGAAGCACACGAGGCTACCAACGCCACCAATGCACCCAAGAAAAAAACGACCACCGACGCACGCGAGCACACTTCTACCTCTCACGCACACGAGAACGCTGCCAGCAACACTCGCCAAGGCGCTTCAATCGGCTCGCAAACGGGCACACTCCAGCGGCCTGGGAGAGTCGCGTCCGCCGGGCAGGTGCAGAGGAAATCCTTGATCCAAACTGTGTTGGACACGGCAGTGGACTCCATCACCAGCGTCCTGGCGAGAGGCAACTCAATGAACAGCAGCTTGTGCAGCAGCTTCTCGGACGTGGCCAGCAAAGTTGGCGAGGAGGCGGACGACGAACACGAGGAGAACTTGAGCATGAGCCGCAAGGTCGCCAAGCACAAGGTGCTCAAGCACCACGTGTCGCCTCGAATGGATGACTGCGACTCCTCCGAGGAGAAGATTGACACATCCAAGGGGACTGTCTTTGCTGGGAAGCTGAGGTACCCCCGGACACCCACACCAATATCCCCCCACAGCGGCAGCTCTATGGACGTGCAAATCCAAAACCCGACCAGTCTTTCCACTGTGCTCTTGTCCAGCTTCAATATGGCGGACTTTGATACAGAGACGAGCACCCCAGAACTGCCCGCCCAGCAGCAGGCTCAAGACGTAGAGAAGGGAGGTGTCCAATTGAAGACGTCTCTGGGAACTGTCACCACCATGGATTCTTCCACAGATGCTCATGCTTCTTCCGAAACAAAGCAGAAACATTTTGACCGCTCTGCAAACGCAAAGCAGGAGTTCTCTGATGGGGAGACCAATAACGAAACCAGCTTCTGCAGCTATTCTGGAACTGCCAAGCAGAAATTGTCTGATGAAGGGAAATATAAGAAGGAGGACCAACATGGACACAAAGCTGCCCACACACAGGAAAACATTCAGAATCAGCAATTTTACAATGGCACTGTATCTGACTGCTTGCAAACCAATGTGAATAAAAGCTGTAGCTCAGGGGAATATTCAAAACTGACAAAGGAACATGTTTGCAGAGTAGACACTGCTCACAATAACGGTCTGGACGGTTCGGAAAACATCCATAAATCGCGCAGGGAATCCACAAAGACATTGGGTGATACCAAGACAGAAAAAACACATACATCTTCTAATAGCAGTGGCATGGTCGAGACCGCCGAGGGATACTATGATGAAGTTTGCACTGAGGGCCATATCAGCATTAAGACCACAAAAGCTTGCCCTTTAGCAACAAGCGCTGGTCAGAGGGATCAAAACACCACATGTGTTATTCCTAGTTTCTGTCACTTAGAGTTTGATGAATTATCAACAATGAACTGCACCTTGGAGGGGGGCTGTCATGACGCTGGAACTCCATTGCCCAGCCATGAtgaaaaaggcagaaaaaaacCGAAGGATATCAAGAGTCAAGGACTGGCCCGTTCTCAGCAAATCGACTTTCAGGCCACCTTCgaaagaattgaaaaaaatgCCTACCCTTGCACCATTCCTAGTATACGCGACTTAGAGGGTGTTGACATATCGCCTATTTGTATTAAAATGAGGACAAAAGTCAACCCGTACCCAGAAGCCACAGACATGAAGAGAAAAGGGTTACATTCAGATCCCCACAGTCTGAAAAACTACATTTCCGACGACCCTGACATGACATCAAAAGAGATCTCCTTAACTTCTTTAATCAATGAAAGAGACCCTATGCTGTACAGCTCTCCAGGCAAAACCAGTTACAGAATGCCGAGTGTTTCACTCACACCCAACAACTCGAGGTCAAGCGAAAGAGAGACAACCGGCGGCCAAagtcctcttcctcttctcacCAAAAGAGAGGAGCCTGTGGCCTATTCGTATGAAGAATGTGCCAGTATTGGCGATAGTCTTGATAATAAAGGATTATACAACGTTACCGAAAATCAACCCGAAAGCGAACTTCCAAAATGCTCAAATTATGAAGAGGTTGGACTGAAGATTCGTAGAGTTAGATTTTCAGATGAGTCTGTGGACAAGAACGGTTTTGCCAATTTAGTACTACCTCAAACGATCTCACAAGACGCTGGTGAAGCTGGGCCTACAATGAATCGCAGAAGAGCAAAAAAGTCCATCATTAAGAATAAGCATGCCAGGAACCATCCGCCAAACCCTGCGGCGTATAGCATACGGGTGGGCGCTCTCAACAACAGGCACCAGCTTTTTCCTACTTTGAACAATAATGACAAcccacaacaaaaccaacagtTCCCAGAAGGCCCAGGACCACCCAACAGAGGGAGCGTCCTAAACTGCCAGTACAAGACTGGAAGCAACTGGGAAGTGCACCAGAAGAGCTTGGACAACATGCACAACAGCCTGCTAGGTGACCTCTACCACAGGAGACTCGCGGGAATGCACGGATCGTTGTCAACCTTGAACGAGAGTCTCGCAAGACAGAACATATCCTACCTACACAACATGCACATGGGCAGGCGAGGCGTGCGCATGCTGGGTCGTAAGATACGCCTGACACCAGGAGACATGGCTTCGCGGGTGGTGTGTTCGGACAGGCAGTCTGTTCCTCCTGATTTCATGCCGGAGTGTCCACCAGTGATTCGCGAAGCAGATCTCGGTGAAGGACCACAACTTCCTAAAACAGAGGGAAATGATGAAATTTCACAAGCCGATGACCAGTGCAAGGGCACGAAAGACAACGTTACAATTAACAACGATAGCAAAATAGAAAAATTACCACCGCTTCCAAAACAAGTGAAGCTCTATCGTCTAGGCCAGCTTTCTCGCAGCCTGTCAGCCTCTGGTGAGAATCGCAccatagcagaaaagcagaacCTGGGTATCACGTCCAACACAATTCAAATCAATGCAACTGTGCCATCagcaaaagaacaaaaacatcaaaataaaaataaaactgttggTCAGCAGCCACCTTCAAAAGCTGAAAGCTCTGTGAAGAGCTGCAGCCAGATTGAGGAAACCTCCGCAAAGGTCCCCGCAAAGATCCCCGCAAAGACCACAGCAGCATCGTCTCAGATGAGAGGGCAGGGTGGTTCTCGCTGTGTCATCACGTGTCACATCACAGGAAAGGGGTCCATCAAAGCCCTCACCAAGCATAAAGTGGCCATTGATCTCAGTCAGGTGCTGGACTGGAAGTTTACGTCTCACAGTGCTGAGGTCTGCAAACAACGCCCTTCGGGTGAAGGGCAGAACAAAATTCCTGGTCTCTTACCAAAAGAGCCATCCGATGGTCGCAAGGTTGATTCATACCAGAACAAAACCGAGCCACACAGCAAAAGCTGTGAAATGACTGAGCAACAGCTAGACGTGCCATATATCAgtgaaacacaacaaacaaattcGGCAGAGTTAAACGAAAGTAACAAGAGTTCCATAAAGGACATGCAAGAACACATACGCTGCAATGATCTAACCCAGAGCCCTGAAAACACATCAAGCGATGCTGGTCATTCCTACCAGTCTGCTGATGGTATAAACCTTCGTTCAAAGAAAGCAAGGCCTCGGAAGAGAAAGACGCGAGATCAAAGCGTGTGTTTGCTGTGTGCAGCTGAAATGAGGGAACTTCTTGCCACTGCTGAAGATCCACAGTCTAAAAAAGAGGATGCTGTCAAGCAGAGAAATTCGTCTCAGCAAAATATCTGCCTTTGTAATCGGCTTGATCAAACTGAGAACTGTAGCTTGGACAGAAATATACCAGGCAGTGAAGCCAATGCGAAACTAAGCAATCATCTCCCACAGACCTCAACACGAGCACCACATCCGGCAGACCGAGTCAGCTTTACTGATGAAGGAAAGAAGGATGAAGTGGGTTTATGCCGGCGATGTGGGGGAGACGGCCAGATCAGCAAAACGCTGTCGCCCAGAGAAGTTCGAGAGTATGAGCGAGCGTGTCAAACACGTCTTCCGAAAAGGAGAATAGCCATCCTGCAGGCACACCTTGCCCAGTCTGTAACATCAGACAATAAGGGTCATGAAGGTCCAGCTCTTCACAGCAGAATGCAAAATGAACAGTGTACTCATACCAGCTTGCCTCCGGTGATGATCAATGCTTCTTCTCTTGGTTCACTCCAAGAACAGTCGGATCATCTAATTGAGATCACCTTGCAGGTTGCGGCCAACAAACAGTCCTTCGAGGCAATACAGAAGACCATGAAAGAAGGGATTAAGGCCATGAAGAGTTCTTCACCAATCGGGAGATCTGCAAGGAAGACGGAGCCTCGCGGGAATATGATGCCAGTCACTGATAATGATGCAGCCAACTCACCTGAATCGACATCGACAACTCATGCGCAGCCGGTACGAAGTACTGACACAATTGACCAGAATTCCACATCTGATACTGTAAATAACGAGGAGGTAGAGTGGGAAAAGAATGTTCTCGCGGGTGGAGTTGTCTGGTACAGACCTTTCAACAAAGATACAAACCATTCCAAGACCGAAACAGCTTCTGTAGATGTGGAAACTGAGGAATCAGCACTTCTAGACCCTACAGACGCAGACAACCCTGAAATACCATTGCAACCAAGGGACGATCAACTGTCTACAATGATAGACAAACCTGAAAATACGACCTCAGAAGCAAGAGGAAAGCAGCACGCCTTTGGGGTAGGGGAAACAATAACAGACAATCAACATCCTACAGACGTGGTTGATGCTGAACacagaacaacagcaacaggcGACCAGCAGCTCAGAGGTGAGGGTACTTCAGACCTCACATCAACAGAAAGCATACAGCAAGAGGAATCCACAGATTCTGACCAGGACAACCAGCGTTCTGATGCAGAGGATGGATCTGTTCTGCGATTCATCTTTTCCACTCAGGTTATCAATATGAAGTCTGCAAGAGAGTCCAGTAATGGTATATTTGTATCGGAAGGAAGTGTTACCCCAGAGGAAAGGGAGACTGCTGTTCTCTCCAAAACACAGCATAAGTCTAAGAAAACTAAAACGAGCAGCGAAGACTCCTTTCACTCATCGGATGATACACAAAGTGAAGACGAACTGACGCTTCAGACGATAATGAACACACTTGAGAGCATACAAACGGGACTTTCAGATGAACCAGTGCAGTTTGTAAACAACCCAAGACAGCAAACAGAAACTGAAAACTGGCCAAAGTACCATCACCAGGAAGCAGCTATGGAAGCAGGTGATGTAGTCGAACAAGCTCTCTATGGCAGTAGACCAAGGGATTTTTACAGGCTGAAATACGCATTTCATCCCCGACAGTTTGCAGGAGGAATCTTTCAGTTCGTCGACAGcattaaagaagaagaagaagaagaagaagaagaagaagaagaagaagaagaagaagaagaagaaaatgtcatCGGAGAAGAAACTTTCACTGAGCACGAAGCACGTATGGACATCCCAACCAGCAAGAACacaaaaggaaaaaataaaaaagatgaaCATCGGCACGAGCGCAACGAAAAGGACAGAACGAACAACAATAAGGAAACCAAACTCCCCAAGAAGGCACTTCCGCAAAAAACAAACCCCAAGCAAAATGAGACAAAATCAACTAAAATAATCTCTGGAGACAAATCTGAACGCAACAGTGATCCAAAACAACATCCACAGATAAAGAAACACAAAGCCATCTCCGGAGCTAAATCTGAAGGCAAAACGTTAGATCACGCTCCACGCACTCACAAGCTAAAAGTAAAACCAATCAAACCCAAACGACGTCCAAGCCCTCAGAACCAACAAGCAGAACAGCCGGAACCAACTTCACGCAGTTGCAGCATTAAACTAAAGAAAACAGAGCAAACTGCACGCATTCACAGACACAGTCTAAGACAGAAGACGGAACAACTTGCGCTTTGTCACAATCTAAATGCACCAAAGCTCGAAGACCCTCGTCACCCTCACAATCTAAAAACAGCAAAGGCGCAAAACCCTTCACAAATCCACAGACAGAAAGCAGCAAAGCCAGAACACCTTCCCCAAGTCGTGAAGTTGCCACCCGAAAAAAACGCCCCTGTTTCTGCTGCTCCAATGGGCGTAGAATTGAAAGAGCAAGACAGTCGTAAGCAAATCCATAGTCAAAATGCAGCAAAGCTGGAACGACCTCCAGACACAGCGAGTCCAAAAGCGATGAAGCTGCTCAGCAAGAACGCCCCCGTCTCTGAAGCTACAGTGAAAGAGGAAGAAGCAAAAGATTACAAGAGAGATGAGCAATCACACAGTCAAAAGGACGAGAAGCCACCTCAACCTCGAGGCACACTAAGACCCGAAGCAGTGACCTTGCCAACCAAGCACAGACCCATCTTAGAAGCCCTGGTGGTTGAGGACGCGAATGAGCGCATCAATGGTCAACAAAAAGTGAAGACCAAACAACCCCTAGACACACACAGTTCCCAAGTCGTGAGCTTGCCAGCCAAGCACACACCCACTTCAGAAGCCCCAATGTATGATGGAGAAGTAAAGAAGAATCACTACACTGTGCGCGAATATTCGGATTTGTCCAGATTTCCACCACAGATGACCAAGGTCTGGAAGCACACGATTAAGACGGTCAGAAACTTCGCCAGCCATGATCCCAGGCAGGTCACGTCTACGTCCAACATCCATGGGAAGGTCTCAGCCCACAAAGCCTTCCTGCAAAAGATTCCTGCTGATCTGCTGCAGGCGAAAGGCAAAGCTCATCAGAACCAGGGCGTAAGCAACACAAAGACGAGTGAAACTTTCCTTGAGCGTAGAAAGGAATACATCTCTCCGAAACTGAGGATAGGCTTTTTAACTTCAGTCTTGCGTCAAAGAGACCATGCTGAAAGCGAGAAGGTAGTCGCTGGTGACGGCCATGTAAAGAAAGATGTTTCGACGAAAGAGGAGACGGCGTCGCATCAGGAGTTGCGACTTGCTCCTTCACAAAGAAACGCCCCTGGGAAAACTAAATTGAATTCTTTCAAAACTCGCAACCAGAGGTCACGAGAACAAGCAGGTGACCACTTTCCACACGCAACGCCGAACTTGCAGTTGTCAATCTGGAAGTGGTTAAAACATGAAAAGAGTCCGGTTGACAAAGATTTCTCTTTCGTTGGGCACACGGAGTTGAGCGATGGATGCAGCGAAAAAGctaacgacaacgacaacgaggAAGAAAAGGAGGAGGAGCCGGAGGTGGAGGGGGAAATTGGTGACATCCCTACCAACCCGGACTGTTCATTGCCCGCCATCCTCACGGACACTCCTGGCACTACCATCATCCCCTTAACCGCCAGTACTGACAATGGCACGTCAAGCAATTTAGACATTTCTACCGACACAAAGTCTGACAATTCTATCACCACGTCCAGTCTCACCACAGTCTATTCGTGGGCATCCTACGATACGGACGGATTCATTAAAGAACTGGAAGACATTATACGCTCGCAGAACGTGTCCAACAACTGCGGAGACGAACAATTACATGTACAAGTGGACTCTGATGTCTCTAAGGTCGATACCTTCGACTTTACACAAGGCACGATGACAGAGCTTTGGGAAACGGTGAGTGACGTGCTTGTTTTATTctctgattttttgttttacctgtgtgtgtgtgtgtgtgtgtgtgtttgtgtgtgtgtgtgtgtgtgtgtgtgtgtgtgtgtgtgtgtgtgtgtgtgtttttgtgtgtgtgtgtgtgtgagtgtgtgtgtgtgtgtgtgtgtgtgtgtgtgtacttttgggCGTGCTGCTGGATGTCTTTTGGCGCCTGCCGTATTTGTGCATGTGTCTTCATGTGTTTTGATGAAAGATGTCGTAACACAGTGACATTGTGgttgattgacagacagacattgagaAATGACACACAGAGACTGACTTCATCGTTAACGTTTGAAAGTACAAATAACCCAGAACGTCTTTCTGGAGAGAAAAGAAGAGGGTGTTCAACGCCCTTCGTTCAAAGTCATGACTATTGCATGCGTGTTTACCACACATTTCTTTCTTactcttattttttttaatggttGTCTTTTCAGGGCGGATCAGAATCAGAGGAAAATGAGGGAACATCTCGACCGGGCAAGACTGAGGAAAGCAGAGGGGACCAATAAAGGCCGTTTAGTAAAATGAGCAGCCATTTGACATCGTGACGTGACTGACTGCGCTATTACCACGTCTTGGTCATAAATCAGTAGAATTGTCACAACTGTTATGTTTTCTTTGGGGttggtgttggggggggggggggtttagtGTTTTAGAAGAGGACAAAAAGACTCCAAGCAACAAAAACTGTGGTGACAAGAAAGTGCGATTCAGTATTTTAGGACCAACCGGCCTAACTGTAGTTTAAtctgagaagaaaacaaatcagCCTTATTTTCACAAAGCATTAACAGTTGATAAAGATGCGAGTTTACAGCGAATAGATCTTGGAGCCACAATATATTTTCACTGATATTTAACCTAATTGGCTTCAAAATTGACTGGATCAAACGCCTACTACGGTACATGTTTTAGCTTCCTTACAATTATTAGGGGTTAGAAGGCAACTGCCAGGAGTAAGTATTTAAATCATGCCCATCCAATCTCTCTATCAAAGAAGGACTGTACTTCAATTAAATAAcaggtcgcgtaaggcgaaaatacaacatttagtcaagctgtcgaactcacagaatgaaactgaacgcaatgcaatttttcagcaagaccgtatactcgtagcatcgtcagtccaccgctcgtggcaaaggcagtgaaaagagcgggttagtagttgcgctgagaaggatcgcacgcttttctgtacttctcttcgttttaactttctgagcgtgtttttaatccaaacatatcatatatgttttttgaatcaggaaccgacaaggaataagatgaaagtttttaaattgatttcgaaaattttattttgatcataatttttatatatttaattttcagagcttgtttttaatccaaatataacatatttatatgtttttggaatcagcaaatgatgaagaataagatgaacgtaaatttggatcgttttaagaaaaacatttttttttttacaattttcagatttttaatgaccaaagtcattataattaatttttaagccaccaagctcatatgcaataccgaagtccggccttcgtcgaagattgcttggccaaaatgtcaatcaatttgattgaaaaatgagggtgtgacagtgccgcctcaacttttacaaaaagccggatatgacgtcatcaaaggtatttatcgaaaaaaaaaaacgtccggggatatcattcccaggaactctcatgtaaaatgtcataaagatcggtccagtagtttggtccgaatcgctctacacacaccgacacgcacagacacacacacatacaccacaccctcgtctcgattcccccctctacgttaaaacatttagtcaaaacttgactaaatgtaaaaactatgATATGATACTAATTTCACGTGCTCTGTACAATGCgtgtttttattacatttagtcaagt is part of the Littorina saxatilis isolate snail1 linkage group LG6, US_GU_Lsax_2.0, whole genome shotgun sequence genome and encodes:
- the LOC138968940 gene encoding uncharacterized protein, whose amino-acid sequence is MESKTGKDEDPKQVTKYISRTKRRSPKVRDSRTDLHSGPSTDYVLEPPKRTVRASPKTRMKRAHKEAPKDATIDADGNSSRDARKNKSMEAHEATNATNAPKKKTTTDAREHTSTSHAHENAASNTRQGASIGSQTGTLQRPGRVASAGQVQRKSLIQTVLDTAVDSITSVLARGNSMNSSLCSSFSDVASKVGEEADDEHEENLSMSRKVAKHKVLKHHVSPRMDDCDSSEEKIDTSKGTVFAGKLRYPRTPTPISPHSGSSMDVQIQNPTSLSTVLLSSFNMADFDTETSTPELPAQQQAQDVEKGGVQLKTSLGTVTTMDSSTDAHASSETKQKHFDRSANAKQEFSDGETNNETSFCSYSGTAKQKLSDEGKYKKEDQHGHKAAHTQENIQNQQFYNGTVSDCLQTNVNKSCSSGEYSKLTKEHVCRVDTAHNNGLDGSENIHKSRRESTKTLGDTKTEKTHTSSNSSGMVETAEGYYDEVCTEGHISIKTTKACPLATSAGQRDQNTTCVIPSFCHLEFDELSTMNCTLEGGCHDAGTPLPSHDEKGRKKPKDIKSQGLARSQQIDFQATFERIEKNAYPCTIPSIRDLEGVDISPICIKMRTKVNPYPEATDMKRKGLHSDPHSLKNYISDDPDMTSKEISLTSLINERDPMLYSSPGKTSYRMPSVSLTPNNSRSSERETTGGQSPLPLLTKREEPVAYSYEECASIGDSLDNKGLYNVTENQPESELPKCSNYEEVGLKIRRVRFSDESVDKNGFANLVLPQTISQDAGEAGPTMNRRRAKKSIIKNKHARNHPPNPAAYSIRVGALNNRHQLFPTLNNNDNPQQNQQFPEGPGPPNRGSVLNCQYKTGSNWEVHQKSLDNMHNSLLGDLYHRRLAGMHGSLSTLNESLARQNISYLHNMHMGRRGVRMLGRKIRLTPGDMASRVVCSDRQSVPPDFMPECPPVIREADLGEGPQLPKTEGNDEISQADDQCKGTKDNVTINNDSKIEKLPPLPKQVKLYRLGQLSRSLSASGENRTIAEKQNLGITSNTIQINATVPSAKEQKHQNKNKTVGQQPPSKAESSVKSCSQIEETSAKVPAKIPAKTTAASSQMRGQGGSRCVITCHITGKGSIKALTKHKVAIDLSQVLDWKFTSHSAEVCKQRPSGEGQNKIPGLLPKEPSDGRKVDSYQNKTEPHSKSCEMTEQQLDVPYISETQQTNSAELNESNKSSIKDMQEHIRCNDLTQSPENTSSDAGHSYQSADGINLRSKKARPRKRKTRDQSVCLLCAAEMRELLATAEDPQSKKEDAVKQRNSSQQNICLCNRLDQTENCSLDRNIPGSEANAKLSNHLPQTSTRAPHPADRVSFTDEGKKDEVGLCRRCGGDGQISKTLSPREVREYERACQTRLPKRRIAILQAHLAQSVTSDNKGHEGPALHSRMQNEQCTHTSLPPVMINASSLGSLQEQSDHLIEITLQVAANKQSFEAIQKTMKEGIKAMKSSSPIGRSARKTEPRGNMMPVTDNDAANSPESTSTTHAQPVRSTDTIDQNSTSDTVNNEEVEWEKNVLAGGVVWYRPFNKDTNHSKTETASVDVETEESALLDPTDADNPEIPLQPRDDQLSTMIDKPENTTSEARGKQHAFGVGETITDNQHPTDVVDAEHRTTATGDQQLRGEGTSDLTSTESIQQEESTDSDQDNQRSDAEDGSVLRFIFSTQVINMKSARESSNGIFVSEGSVTPEERETAVLSKTQHKSKKTKTSSEDSFHSSDDTQSEDELTLQTIMNTLESIQTGLSDEPVQFVNNPRQQTETENWPKYHHQEAAMEAGDVVEQALYGSRPRDFYRLKYAFHPRQFAGGIFQFVDSIKEEEEEEEEEEEEEEEEEEENVIGEETFTEHEARMDIPTSKNTKGKNKKDEHRHERNEKDRTNNNKETKLPKKALPQKTNPKQNETKSTKIISGDKSERNSDPKQHPQIKKHKAISGAKSEGKTLDHAPRTHKLKVKPIKPKRRPSPQNQQAEQPEPTSRSCSIKLKKTEQTARIHRHSLRQKTEQLALCHNLNAPKLEDPRHPHNLKTAKAQNPSQIHRQKAAKPEHLPQVVKLPPEKNAPVSAAPMGVELKEQDSRKQIHSQNAAKLERPPDTASPKAMKLLSKNAPVSEATVKEEEAKDYKRDEQSHSQKDEKPPQPRGTLRPEAVTLPTKHRPILEALVVEDANERINGQQKVKTKQPLDTHSSQVVSLPAKHTPTSEAPMYDGEVKKNHYTVREYSDLSRFPPQMTKVWKHTIKTVRNFASHDPRQVTSTSNIHGKVSAHKAFLQKIPADLLQAKGKAHQNQGVSNTKTSETFLERRKEYISPKLRIGFLTSVLRQRDHAESEKVVAGDGHVKKDVSTKEETASHQELRLAPSQRNAPGKTKLNSFKTRNQRSREQAGDHFPHATPNLQLSIWKWLKHEKSPVDKDFSFVGHTELSDGCSEKANDNDNEEEKEEEPEVEGEIGDIPTNPDCSLPAILTDTPGTTIIPLTASTDNGTSSNLDISTDTKSDNSITTSSLTTVYSWASYDTDGFIKELEDIIRSQNVSNNCGDEQLHVQVDSDVSKVDTFDFTQGTMTELWETGGSESEENEGTSRPGKTEESRGDQ